The Etheostoma cragini isolate CJK2018 chromosome 5, CSU_Ecrag_1.0, whole genome shotgun sequence genome contains a region encoding:
- the si:ch211-166a6.5 gene encoding clustered mitochondria protein homolog isoform X2 — protein sequence MKDKVRRGGRNQAKADVMRLTGGKDAVGMKSHEDTSFPVKIQGAGVEPFELQVHGFWLVQDAVMTLLSRNEVCPRSNFSLALAGTTLDPLAELQSLKGLKPGAILRLVEEPYTAHSARLHLARVLELLRVSGPQDALKEGCSPSILETLTHTHTPGGADSGLPNGKSLKRSLSNTKTETTNPDGAPPEYLLPGSSERPLMALLPHSFQPEALSYLRDLSLSCWNPAPGHRKLQGDFLYITVVTMEGRRFDITSCPKGFFINRSTEEMFDPRPSQSSTVCHSLTDLLCHISPAFKQTLTTLKNRSQLPPVEVMPTPYHTLSWLGPPCASRTHKNTFSRLGVDEQSATEAPDWNEELQAARDLPQGTLEERLQRDRALLQVNCAFVRAVKHGAETVVDSFMEPVNGNPEDPAFLWGGLFMSQGAANAMFGGDRGRRAAQRLELKAVQAYSNIEGLHTLPTAVVDYRGVRLSAQGLAPGLEGSEQEQAAAPASRGLLYGVNAGPQESPQRRRLLELLAQAAKSLSLQRHVVVAPNGHKVPLFTSVDAQGLLGADGRFYILDVFRTCPADANFCQEVETECQTVTGEEESDKSCEEDKEKKGCVKEGWPENYHSDSGFPKSFPHGLCRLRPELVQAFIQHKHCQFTQHVREMLDENGGFEECATACDSRATKAVRAACKEVGSVSDIIFEMRFNPSVFSPVSFPAGESKSTNLQKRLLREAAAFIITHQIPAFVEYCLQSNEAPMDGVSLKLALHQRGINLRYLGHVITTISQSEHKERLRHITRSVIGEIFTRSTRRVFNSFLQGVDVPSLSAAVSHFLCCLLVPHFTPNPVGEETKKKSRRRGRGAGAPESSMPWSTLTGSKLWNLVCQDAAETYNVSDSLGSGPNHLVEHYSIQKLSLLREFCLKTGIQLRLRDYVLDNQNKAPIGPDDVLNIFPVVKHIHMPTVDASKAFSVAQNFIQKGLLDQAHEHLKEAAYLFGRVYDDLHPEACYCHSLLAKVAFVQGKAAEARSVQLKAVVISERVLGFDHPNTIQQYALLGVYAFAGGETALAQKCLLRARLLMLTVHGEDHPYTATLDSCLGLVFTGDQGGLFLKNALRLNTSFFGPSHVHTALSQHLLAHWMCSKGDYRSAMTHEKEALTAFTMLGEDHPQTRCSREFLCTITKQAVKVERSLRQAGADCTEQTVECLTSTSDTVLEQMVLVTGIRSITHRDGLQEYKKKHKELKAAVAKELGFIVTNELVASETVNGEERGSDQETGRGKEAEDGGSSAVKNTSKSQQKPVNETLVKSAAIVSANGHGLESARENQHEEKTHVDGGNSDRAASDAEVKIVNGESKVRAAGQETETSAPNEVNSNTANGEIKYDATTDEIKSESDEVNGKINGACDITVSPSVLNSKGTWADVVSKANGAGDRNKAVNGVADKVTANQKAEE from the exons ATGAAGGACAAAgtcaggagaggaggaagaaatcAGGCCAAGGCTG ATGTAATGAGACTGACTGGTGGAAAGGATGCTGTTGGTATGAAGTCCCATGAGGACACATCGTTCCCTGTGAAGATCCAGGGAGCAGGAGTAGAGCCATTTGAGCTGCAG GTCCATGGATTTTGGCTTGTACAAGATGCAGTAATGACTCTGCTTTCGAGGAATGAGGTGTGTCCCCGGTCAAACTTTTCTCTGGCTCTAGCTGGTACGACTCTGGACCCCCTCGCAGAACTGCAAAGCCTCAAGGGGCTTAAACCAGGAGCTATCCTTCGCCTGGTGGAAG AACCCTACACCGCCCACTCCGCCAGGCTCCATCTGGCTCGTGTGCTGGAGCTGCTGAGAGTGTCTGGACCTCAGGATGCACTGAAAGAAGGATGCTCACCAAGCATACTGgagacactcacacatacacacacaccag GTGGTGCAGACTCCGGCTTACCGAATGGAAAGAGCCTGAAACGCTCAttaagcaacacaaaaacagaaacaaccaATCCGGATGGAGCGCCACCTGAGTACCTCCTCCCTGGTTCCTCAGAGAGACCACTCATGGCCCTGCTACCACACAGCTTCCAACCAGAG GCGCTCAGCTACTTGAGGGACTTGTCTCTCAGCTGTTGGAACCCGGCTCCAGGACACAGGAAGCTGCAGGGAGACTTCCTGTATATCACTGTGGTGACAATGGAGGGACGACGTTTTGATATCACATCCTGTCCTAAAGGTTTCTTCATCAATAG GTCCACTGAAGAAATGTTTGATCCTCGTCCTTCCCAGTCTTCCACCGTCTGTCATAGTTTGACTGACCTGCTCTGTCACATAAGCCCGGCCTTCAAACAAACTTTAACCACCCTCAAAAACAG GTCTCAGTTACCTCCAGTAGAGGTGATGCCCACTCCCTACCACACCCTGAGCTGGCTCGGGCCTCCCTGTGCCTCTCGCACTCACAAAAACACCTTCAGCAGACTGGGAGTGGATGAACAGTCAGCAACAGAG GCTCCAGACTGGAATGAGGAGTTGCAAGCTGCCAGAGATCTTCCACAAGGCACTCTGGAGGAGaggctgcagagagacagagctcTGCTCCAG GTGAACTGTGCATTTGTTAGGGCTGTGAAGCATGGGGCAGAGACTGTTGTAGACAGCTTTATGGAGCCAGTGAATGGAAACCCTGAGGACCCTGCTTTTCTGTGGGGCGGCCTGTTCATGAGCCAGGGCGCAGCAAACGCAATGTTTGGTGGGGACAGGGGTCGCAG GGCTGCTCAGAGGCTGGAGCTGAAAGCAGTACAGGCCTACAGTAACATAGAGGGGCTGCACACTCTACCTACAGCCGTTGTGGACTACAGAGGAGTGCGTCTGTCTGCTCAGGGCCTTGCCCCTGGGTTGGAAGGCTCAGAGCAGGAACAGGCAGCTGCTCCTGCCTCAAG AGGCTTGCTGTACGGGGTAAATGCAGGACCTCAAGAGTCCCCCCAACGCAGACGGCTGCTAGAGCTCTTGGCTCAGGCTGccaaatctctttctctccagaGACATGTTGTCGTGGCGCCCAATGGTCACAAGGTACCCCTTTTCACCTCAGTGGATGCTCAGGGGCTGTTGGGGGCTGATGGGAGGTTCTACATACTGGATGTGTTCAGGACCTGCCCAGCTGATGCCAACTTCTGCCAAGAGGTGGAGACAGAATGTCAGACAGTCACTGGAGAAGAGGAGAGTGATAAAAGCTGTGAAGAGGACAAAGAGAAGAAGGGTTGTGTAAAAGAAGGTTGGCCAGAGAATTATCACTCAGACTCTGGGTTTCCAAAGAGCTTCCCTCATGGGCTCTGTAGACTGAGACCAGAGCTGGTGCAGGCCTTCATTCAGCATAA acATTGCCAGTTCACACAGCATGTCAGGGAGATGTTGGACGAGAATGGAGGCTTTGAAGAATGTGCAACAGCTT GTGACTCTCGAGCCACTAAGGCAGTACGAGCTGCTTGTAAAGAAGTGGGATCAGTCAGCGACATCATCTTTGAGATGCGCTTCAACCCAAGCGTCTTTTCTCCAG TCTCCTTCCCTGCTGGTGAAAGTAAGTCGACAAATTTGCAGAAGAGATTACTGAGGGAAGCAGCAGCTTTCATCATTACACATCAGATACCAGCCTTT GTGGAGTATTGCCTACAAAGCAATGAGGCACCAATGGATGGAGTTTCTCTAAAACTGGCCCTACACCAGAGAGGCATCAACCTCCGGTATCTGGGTCATGTCATCACAACCATCAGCCAGTCAGAACACAAGGAGCGCCTGAGGCATATAACG AGATCGGTCATAGGGGAAATTTTCACCCGCTCTACAAGAAGAGTGTTCAACAGTTTCCTTCAG GGTGTGGACGTGCCTAGTCTCTCTGCAGCTGTCAGTCACTTCCTGTGCTGCTTATTAGTGCCCCACTTCACACCCAATCCTGTGGGAGAGGAGACTAAGAAGAAGTCAAGGCGGCGTGGCCGAGGGGCAGGGGCCCCTGAAAGCAGCATGCCCTGGAGTACGCTCACAGGGTCTAAGCTGTGGAATCTGGTCTGCCAGGATGCTGCTGAAACATATAACGTCTCTGACAGCCTTGG CTCTGGTCCCAACCACCTGGTGGAACACTACAGCATTCAGAAGCTCTCTTTGCTCAGAGAGTTCTGTTTAAAGACTGGAATACAG TTGAGACTGAGAGACTACGTCCTCGACAACCAAAACAAAGCTCCCATCGGCCCAGACGACGTCCTCAACATCTTTCCTGTCGTCAAGCACATTCACATGCCAACTGTGGATGCTTCAAAAGCATTTAGTGTTGCACAAAACTTCATTCAAAAGG GTCTGCTGGATCAGGCCCATGAGCACCTGAAAGAAGCAGCCTACTTGTTTGGCAGGGTGTATGATGACCTGCACCCTGAGGCCTGTTACTGCCACAGCCTGTTGGCCAAGGTGGCCTTTGTGCAGGGCAAGGCAGCTGAG GCCCGCAGTGTCCAGCTGAAAGCAGTGGTCATCAGTGAGAGGGTGCTGGGCTTTGACCATCCAAACACTATCCAGCAATAT GCCCTCTTGGGTGTGTATGCGTTTGCTGGAGGGGAGACTGCCCTGGCACAGAAGTGTCTCCTCAGAGCTCGTCTGCTAATGCTAACAGTCCATGGAGAGGACCATCCTTACACTGCAACACTGGAT AGCTGTCTTGGGTTGGTGTTTACAGGAGATCAGGGAGGGCTGTTCTTAAAGAACGCCCTTAGACTCAACACCTCCTTCTTTGGCCCCTCACATGTGCACACTGCTCTCAG TCAGCACCTGTTGGCCCACTGGATGTGCAGCAAAGGTGACTACCGAAGTGCTATGACCCACGAGAAAGAGGCCCTCACTGCTTTTACCATG cTTGGAGAGGATCACCCTCAGACACGCTGCAGCAGAGAGTTTCTGTGCACCATAACCAAGCAAGCAGTGAAGGTGGAGCGTTCTCTCAGACAGGCAGGAGCTGACTGCACGGAGCAGACAGTGGAG TGTCTAACTTCCACATCTGACACTGTGCTGGAGCAAATGGTTCTGGTTACAGGAATCAGGAGCATTACACACAG AGATGGGCTTCAGGAGTAtaagaagaaacacaaagaactAAAGGCAGCTGTGGCAAAAGAACTGGGATTCATAGTAACTAACGAGCTTGTCGCCTCAGAGACTGTGAACGGAGAAGAAAGAGGCTCAGATCAGGAAACAGGAAGGGGAAAGGAAGCTGAGGATGGAGGAAGCTCAGCAGTAAAGAATACCAGCAAGAGCCAACAGAAGCCAGTGAACGAGACCTTGGTAAAGAGTGCTGCCATAGTTTCAGCTAATGGTCATGGGCTGGAGTCAGCTAGAGAGAACCAGCATGAGGAGAAAACACATGTAGATGGAGGAAACAGTGACAGAGCAGCTTCAGATGCTGAGGTCAAGATAGTGAATGGGGAGTCAAAGGTCAGGGCTGCAGGACAGGAAACTGAGACCAGTGCACCTAATGAAGTTAACAGCAACACAGCCAATGGAGAGATCAAGTATGATGCAACAACTGATGAGATCAAGTCAGAGTCAGATGAGGTTAATGGTAAAATAAATGGAGCCTGTGACATCACTGTAAGCCCATCAGTCCTTAACAGTAAAGGAACCTGGGCAGATGTTGTTTCAAAGGCCAATGGAGcaggagacagaaacaaagcagTCAATGGAGTAGCAGATAAAGTCACTGCTAATCAAAAAGCTGAAGAGTGA
- the si:ch211-166a6.5 gene encoding clustered mitochondria protein homolog isoform X1, giving the protein MKDKVRRGGRNQAKADVMRLTGGKDAVGMKSHEDTSFPVKIQGAGVEPFELQVHGFWLVQDAVMTLLSRNEVCPRSNFSLALAGTTLDPLAELQSLKGLKPGAILRLVEEPYTAHSARLHLARVLELLRVSGPQDALKEGCSPSILETLTHTHTPGGADSGLPNGKSLKRSLSNTKTETTNPDGAPPEYLLPGSSERPLMALLPHSFQPEALSYLRDLSLSCWNPAPGHRKLQGDFLYITVVTMEGRRFDITSCPKGFFINRSTEEMFDPRPSQSSTVCHSLTDLLCHISPAFKQTLTTLKNRSQLPPVEVMPTPYHTLSWLGPPCASRTHKNTFSRLGVDEQSATEAPDWNEELQAARDLPQGTLEERLQRDRALLQVNCAFVRAVKHGAETVVDSFMEPVNGNPEDPAFLWGGLFMSQGAANAMFGGDRGRRAAQRLELKAVQAYSNIEGLHTLPTAVVDYRGVRLSAQGLAPGLEGSEQEQAAAPASRGLLYGVNAGPQESPQRRRLLELLAQAAKSLSLQRHVVVAPNGHKVPLFTSVDAQGLLGADGRFYILDVFRTCPADANFCQEVETECQTVTGEEESDKSCEEDKEKKGCVKEGWPENYHSDSGFPKSFPHGLCRLRPELVQAFIQHKHCQFTQHVREMLDENGGFEECATACDSRATKAVRAACKEVGSVSDIIFEMRFNPSVFSPEVSFPAGESKSTNLQKRLLREAAAFIITHQIPAFVEYCLQSNEAPMDGVSLKLALHQRGINLRYLGHVITTISQSEHKERLRHITRSVIGEIFTRSTRRVFNSFLQGVDVPSLSAAVSHFLCCLLVPHFTPNPVGEETKKKSRRRGRGAGAPESSMPWSTLTGSKLWNLVCQDAAETYNVSDSLGSGPNHLVEHYSIQKLSLLREFCLKTGIQLRLRDYVLDNQNKAPIGPDDVLNIFPVVKHIHMPTVDASKAFSVAQNFIQKGLLDQAHEHLKEAAYLFGRVYDDLHPEACYCHSLLAKVAFVQGKAAEARSVQLKAVVISERVLGFDHPNTIQQYALLGVYAFAGGETALAQKCLLRARLLMLTVHGEDHPYTATLDSCLGLVFTGDQGGLFLKNALRLNTSFFGPSHVHTALSQHLLAHWMCSKGDYRSAMTHEKEALTAFTMLGEDHPQTRCSREFLCTITKQAVKVERSLRQAGADCTEQTVECLTSTSDTVLEQMVLVTGIRSITHRDGLQEYKKKHKELKAAVAKELGFIVTNELVASETVNGEERGSDQETGRGKEAEDGGSSAVKNTSKSQQKPVNETLVKSAAIVSANGHGLESARENQHEEKTHVDGGNSDRAASDAEVKIVNGESKVRAAGQETETSAPNEVNSNTANGEIKYDATTDEIKSESDEVNGKINGACDITVSPSVLNSKGTWADVVSKANGAGDRNKAVNGVADKVTANQKAEE; this is encoded by the exons ATGAAGGACAAAgtcaggagaggaggaagaaatcAGGCCAAGGCTG ATGTAATGAGACTGACTGGTGGAAAGGATGCTGTTGGTATGAAGTCCCATGAGGACACATCGTTCCCTGTGAAGATCCAGGGAGCAGGAGTAGAGCCATTTGAGCTGCAG GTCCATGGATTTTGGCTTGTACAAGATGCAGTAATGACTCTGCTTTCGAGGAATGAGGTGTGTCCCCGGTCAAACTTTTCTCTGGCTCTAGCTGGTACGACTCTGGACCCCCTCGCAGAACTGCAAAGCCTCAAGGGGCTTAAACCAGGAGCTATCCTTCGCCTGGTGGAAG AACCCTACACCGCCCACTCCGCCAGGCTCCATCTGGCTCGTGTGCTGGAGCTGCTGAGAGTGTCTGGACCTCAGGATGCACTGAAAGAAGGATGCTCACCAAGCATACTGgagacactcacacatacacacacaccag GTGGTGCAGACTCCGGCTTACCGAATGGAAAGAGCCTGAAACGCTCAttaagcaacacaaaaacagaaacaaccaATCCGGATGGAGCGCCACCTGAGTACCTCCTCCCTGGTTCCTCAGAGAGACCACTCATGGCCCTGCTACCACACAGCTTCCAACCAGAG GCGCTCAGCTACTTGAGGGACTTGTCTCTCAGCTGTTGGAACCCGGCTCCAGGACACAGGAAGCTGCAGGGAGACTTCCTGTATATCACTGTGGTGACAATGGAGGGACGACGTTTTGATATCACATCCTGTCCTAAAGGTTTCTTCATCAATAG GTCCACTGAAGAAATGTTTGATCCTCGTCCTTCCCAGTCTTCCACCGTCTGTCATAGTTTGACTGACCTGCTCTGTCACATAAGCCCGGCCTTCAAACAAACTTTAACCACCCTCAAAAACAG GTCTCAGTTACCTCCAGTAGAGGTGATGCCCACTCCCTACCACACCCTGAGCTGGCTCGGGCCTCCCTGTGCCTCTCGCACTCACAAAAACACCTTCAGCAGACTGGGAGTGGATGAACAGTCAGCAACAGAG GCTCCAGACTGGAATGAGGAGTTGCAAGCTGCCAGAGATCTTCCACAAGGCACTCTGGAGGAGaggctgcagagagacagagctcTGCTCCAG GTGAACTGTGCATTTGTTAGGGCTGTGAAGCATGGGGCAGAGACTGTTGTAGACAGCTTTATGGAGCCAGTGAATGGAAACCCTGAGGACCCTGCTTTTCTGTGGGGCGGCCTGTTCATGAGCCAGGGCGCAGCAAACGCAATGTTTGGTGGGGACAGGGGTCGCAG GGCTGCTCAGAGGCTGGAGCTGAAAGCAGTACAGGCCTACAGTAACATAGAGGGGCTGCACACTCTACCTACAGCCGTTGTGGACTACAGAGGAGTGCGTCTGTCTGCTCAGGGCCTTGCCCCTGGGTTGGAAGGCTCAGAGCAGGAACAGGCAGCTGCTCCTGCCTCAAG AGGCTTGCTGTACGGGGTAAATGCAGGACCTCAAGAGTCCCCCCAACGCAGACGGCTGCTAGAGCTCTTGGCTCAGGCTGccaaatctctttctctccagaGACATGTTGTCGTGGCGCCCAATGGTCACAAGGTACCCCTTTTCACCTCAGTGGATGCTCAGGGGCTGTTGGGGGCTGATGGGAGGTTCTACATACTGGATGTGTTCAGGACCTGCCCAGCTGATGCCAACTTCTGCCAAGAGGTGGAGACAGAATGTCAGACAGTCACTGGAGAAGAGGAGAGTGATAAAAGCTGTGAAGAGGACAAAGAGAAGAAGGGTTGTGTAAAAGAAGGTTGGCCAGAGAATTATCACTCAGACTCTGGGTTTCCAAAGAGCTTCCCTCATGGGCTCTGTAGACTGAGACCAGAGCTGGTGCAGGCCTTCATTCAGCATAA acATTGCCAGTTCACACAGCATGTCAGGGAGATGTTGGACGAGAATGGAGGCTTTGAAGAATGTGCAACAGCTT GTGACTCTCGAGCCACTAAGGCAGTACGAGCTGCTTGTAAAGAAGTGGGATCAGTCAGCGACATCATCTTTGAGATGCGCTTCAACCCAAGCGTCTTTTCTCCAG AAGTCTCCTTCCCTGCTGGTGAAAGTAAGTCGACAAATTTGCAGAAGAGATTACTGAGGGAAGCAGCAGCTTTCATCATTACACATCAGATACCAGCCTTT GTGGAGTATTGCCTACAAAGCAATGAGGCACCAATGGATGGAGTTTCTCTAAAACTGGCCCTACACCAGAGAGGCATCAACCTCCGGTATCTGGGTCATGTCATCACAACCATCAGCCAGTCAGAACACAAGGAGCGCCTGAGGCATATAACG AGATCGGTCATAGGGGAAATTTTCACCCGCTCTACAAGAAGAGTGTTCAACAGTTTCCTTCAG GGTGTGGACGTGCCTAGTCTCTCTGCAGCTGTCAGTCACTTCCTGTGCTGCTTATTAGTGCCCCACTTCACACCCAATCCTGTGGGAGAGGAGACTAAGAAGAAGTCAAGGCGGCGTGGCCGAGGGGCAGGGGCCCCTGAAAGCAGCATGCCCTGGAGTACGCTCACAGGGTCTAAGCTGTGGAATCTGGTCTGCCAGGATGCTGCTGAAACATATAACGTCTCTGACAGCCTTGG CTCTGGTCCCAACCACCTGGTGGAACACTACAGCATTCAGAAGCTCTCTTTGCTCAGAGAGTTCTGTTTAAAGACTGGAATACAG TTGAGACTGAGAGACTACGTCCTCGACAACCAAAACAAAGCTCCCATCGGCCCAGACGACGTCCTCAACATCTTTCCTGTCGTCAAGCACATTCACATGCCAACTGTGGATGCTTCAAAAGCATTTAGTGTTGCACAAAACTTCATTCAAAAGG GTCTGCTGGATCAGGCCCATGAGCACCTGAAAGAAGCAGCCTACTTGTTTGGCAGGGTGTATGATGACCTGCACCCTGAGGCCTGTTACTGCCACAGCCTGTTGGCCAAGGTGGCCTTTGTGCAGGGCAAGGCAGCTGAG GCCCGCAGTGTCCAGCTGAAAGCAGTGGTCATCAGTGAGAGGGTGCTGGGCTTTGACCATCCAAACACTATCCAGCAATAT GCCCTCTTGGGTGTGTATGCGTTTGCTGGAGGGGAGACTGCCCTGGCACAGAAGTGTCTCCTCAGAGCTCGTCTGCTAATGCTAACAGTCCATGGAGAGGACCATCCTTACACTGCAACACTGGAT AGCTGTCTTGGGTTGGTGTTTACAGGAGATCAGGGAGGGCTGTTCTTAAAGAACGCCCTTAGACTCAACACCTCCTTCTTTGGCCCCTCACATGTGCACACTGCTCTCAG TCAGCACCTGTTGGCCCACTGGATGTGCAGCAAAGGTGACTACCGAAGTGCTATGACCCACGAGAAAGAGGCCCTCACTGCTTTTACCATG cTTGGAGAGGATCACCCTCAGACACGCTGCAGCAGAGAGTTTCTGTGCACCATAACCAAGCAAGCAGTGAAGGTGGAGCGTTCTCTCAGACAGGCAGGAGCTGACTGCACGGAGCAGACAGTGGAG TGTCTAACTTCCACATCTGACACTGTGCTGGAGCAAATGGTTCTGGTTACAGGAATCAGGAGCATTACACACAG AGATGGGCTTCAGGAGTAtaagaagaaacacaaagaactAAAGGCAGCTGTGGCAAAAGAACTGGGATTCATAGTAACTAACGAGCTTGTCGCCTCAGAGACTGTGAACGGAGAAGAAAGAGGCTCAGATCAGGAAACAGGAAGGGGAAAGGAAGCTGAGGATGGAGGAAGCTCAGCAGTAAAGAATACCAGCAAGAGCCAACAGAAGCCAGTGAACGAGACCTTGGTAAAGAGTGCTGCCATAGTTTCAGCTAATGGTCATGGGCTGGAGTCAGCTAGAGAGAACCAGCATGAGGAGAAAACACATGTAGATGGAGGAAACAGTGACAGAGCAGCTTCAGATGCTGAGGTCAAGATAGTGAATGGGGAGTCAAAGGTCAGGGCTGCAGGACAGGAAACTGAGACCAGTGCACCTAATGAAGTTAACAGCAACACAGCCAATGGAGAGATCAAGTATGATGCAACAACTGATGAGATCAAGTCAGAGTCAGATGAGGTTAATGGTAAAATAAATGGAGCCTGTGACATCACTGTAAGCCCATCAGTCCTTAACAGTAAAGGAACCTGGGCAGATGTTGTTTCAAAGGCCAATGGAGcaggagacagaaacaaagcagTCAATGGAGTAGCAGATAAAGTCACTGCTAATCAAAAAGCTGAAGAGTGA